The nucleotide window AAATTTTCGAAGATTACAAGAATGGCTCCGAATATTATATAGGAGAGTGGAATGGACAAGAAATCGCAGTATTAGTCATTCAACAAATGGCATGGAATAATACATTATTAATTCATGACTTATATGTTACTGAGTCTTTTAAAAGAAATGGAATCGGGGAAAAGTTGATGGTAGTTGCTAAGAAAAGAGGAAGTGCATTAGGCGTTAGATCCATCACTTTAGAAACGCAAACTTCTAATTATCCAGCCATTCAATTTTATTTGAAAAACGGTTTTGAATTGGTTGGAGTTAATACAATTTCATATACGAATGAAGATATGGAAAATAAGGAAGTGCGAATTGAATTGGCGTATGTTTATTAGAATATCCAGCCAAATCGAACAAACTTTATCACCTTAACTCGTTGTAAATTCGACGACGATTTTAATATTTTTACTTTTCATCAACAAAAAAACAAGCTCGACCTTCGTCGAACTTGTTTTTTATTTTATTATTTAGTTACTAATTCTAAATCAACTGGAATATTTGCTTCCACTGATTCACCATTTAATACTTTAACCGCTGTTTCGATTGCTTTTTCACCGATTAACGCTGGTTGTTGTGCAACTGTTGCAGCTAATTCACCAGCTTGTACTTTTGCTACTGCATCTTCAGTTGCGTCGAAGCCAATTACTACGATGTCTTTATTCGCAGCAGAAATTGCTTCTAACGCACCTAAAGCCATTTCGTCATTTTGTGCAAAAACTGCTTTTACATCTGGGTTTGCTTGTAGAATATTTTCCATTACTGTTAAACCTTCAGTACGGTTGAAGTTCGCTGTTTGACTTGCAACTAAATTTACTTTACCTTCAACGATATTTAAGAAGCCTTCACCGCGGTCACGTGCTGCTGAAGAACCTGCAACCCCTTCAAGCATTGCTATTTGAGCACCTTCGTCGATTAACGTCATTAAATAATCACCTGCTAATTCGCCACCTGCTACGTTGTCAGATGCAATGTGTGCCACAACTTCCCCGCCTTCAGCTGATCGGTCAACTGTAATAACTGGAATGTTTGCATTGTTTGCTGCTTCAACAGCAGTTGCTACAGAAGCTGAATCTACAGGGTTGATAATAATTAAGTCAACACCTTTTTGGATTAAGTTTTCTACGTCTGATGCTTGCTTCGATGCATCGTCTTGTGCATCTGCCACTGTAAGAGTAGCACCATTTGATTGTGCTTGTGCTTCAGCCGCATCACTTAATGTTACGAAGAATGGGTTGTTTAGTGTTGATATTGATAACCCAATTTTTTTTGTTTGTTTTGAAGCACCATCGTTTACTTCATTTTTGTTTGATGAAGAACCAGAATCCATTGAGCATGCTGCAAGGACGATTGTCATCATTGCGGCCATTAAAAGTAAGCTCCACTTTTTCATGTTGAACACTCCTATGCTGTTTTTTTGCGGTCTAGTAAAACCGCTAATAATATTACAACACCCTTCACAACTTGTTGGAAGAATGATGAAACCCCTATTAATGTCATTCCATTGTTTAGTACGCCAATAATTAACGCTCCAACCAATGTACCGAAAATCCAACCTTTACCACCTGTTAAGCTTGTACCACCTAGTACAACAGCAGCAATGGCATCTAACTCATACGATTCCCCTGCTGTTGGTTGAGCAGAATTTAAACGAGATGTAATGATTAATGCCGAAACGGCTGCAAGTAAACCTGTGATTGAATAAACCATGATTTTTATGCGATCTGGGTTAATTCCTGAAAGCTTTGATGCTTCCTCATTGCCACCAACTGCATATACACGACGACCAAATGTTGTTTTGTGTAAGATAAAATATAATATAACAAACGCTAAAACCATTGTAAGTACTGGTACTGGAATACCGAAGAAATAGCCTTTACCAAACATTTGGAATGCTTGTGAATCACCTAATCCAGAAACTGGACGTCCTTCTGTGTACACTAACGTTAAACCACGATAAATCGTCATTGTAGCTAATGTAGCAATGAACGGAGCCACTTTACCTTTCGTAATAATAATCCCGTTAACCGCACCTAAAATTAAACCTAATAAAAGCGCTGCAAGCATCGCTAAAATTGGATCAGTACCCGATGCTAATAATGTGGCTGCAACTGCACCAGTTAATGCAAGAGTTGAGCCAACTGATAAGTCAATACCGCCTGTTAAAATAACAAACGTCATACCGAATGCGATCAACGCACTAATCGATACTTGGCGTAATACGTTTAATAAGTTATCTACTGTTAAGAAACTTGGATTTAAAATCGTTAACACAACTATTAATAAAATTAAACCGATAAATGGTCCAAGCTTCGAAATTAATTCTTTATTCTTTGCCATTCTTATTCCCCTCCTGTGGCATAATGCATTATGTTTTCTTGCGTCATGTTGTCTTTTTGAACCATGCCCGTCACTTTACCTTCTTGCATAACAAGCACTCGGTCCGCCATGCCGATAACTTCAGGAAGTTCAGAAGAAATCATTAAAATTGATACACCTGCTTCTGCCAGGTTGTTCATAATTTGATAAATTTCCTTTTTCGCACCGATATCTACACCGCGCGTTGGCTCATCTAATATTAAAATTTCAGGATTTGTCCCTAACCATTTTGCAATAACCACCTTCTGCTGGTTACCACCGCTTAGTGATTTTGCTGCTAAATCTGCACTCGATGTGCGAATACGTAATTGCTCGATATATTTTGTAACCATTTGATTTTCAAGCTTTGGTAAGATTACACCAGATTTTGAACCCTTTTCTAAATTCGCCAGCATGATGTTTTCTTTAATCGAGAAATCTAAGACAAGGCCTTGCGTTTTACGGTCTTCTGTAACAAAGCCGATTTTTTGCTTCATCGCTTCAATTGGTGAAGTAATTTTCACTGGCTTATTATCGATGTATATTTCACCACTGGAAATTTTACGGTAACCAAATAATGCTTGCGCCACTTCCGTACGCCCAGCGCCCATTAAGCCTGCTACAGCTAAAATTTCCCCTTTATGTAAATCAAAGGATACATCGCTAAATGAACCAGTAGAACATAAGTTCTTCACTGATAATTTCACATCACCAATTACAACATTACGGTCTGGAAAACGTTCGCCAAGCTCCCGCCCAACCATCATTGCCACGATTTCATCAAATGATGTGCTTTTAATATCACGTACACCTACATACGTTCCATCACGTAAAATCGTAATGCGATCACAAATGGCGAAAATTTCTTCCATGCGGTGTGAGATGTACACAAATGAAATCCCTTTCGCCTTTAGCTCATTGATCGTTACAAATAACGTTTCGATTTCGCGATCAGTCAAAGCGGCAGTCGGCTCATCCATAATGATGTACTTCGCATCTGAAGCAATCGCCTTTGCAATTTCAATAATTTGCTGCTTACCAACCGATAAATCTCCAGCGCGTGTAGAAGGATCCATGTTCAGCCCAAGCTTTGCAAGAAGCTGCTTTGCCTCGTTATGCATTTCTTTTTTCTTTAAAATGCCGAATACAGGATATGTTTTTTCTTTCCCTAAAAATAAGTTTTCTGTTACCGATAAGTCCGGCAAAATGTTTAGTTCTTGATGAATAACTGCTATTCCCAGAGCTTCTGCTTCTTTAGGTGATTTAAAGTGCACTTCTTTACCGTCTACTTTAATAACCCCAGCATCCCGCTCATAAATACCTGTTAAAATCTTCATCATCGTTGATTTTCCGGCCCCATTTTCCCCCATTAGTGCATGGATTTCCCCTGGCTTTAATTCAAACTGCACGTCCTTTAAAACGACGTTGCCACTAAAAGCCTTTGAAATACTAGACATTTCAATCATGTTTTTCACCTACCTTCGCTTAAAAAATAACGCCGCTTTGTAAAATGATATTGGCATAAGGTGTTGTTTCACCCGTACGAATAATCACTTTTGCCTGCTTTGTTTGTTTTTTGAATGCCTCATGGGTCATAAATTCCACTGCTAACCTCTCTTTAATTGCTTGCTCAACAGTTGAATTGCTTGCTGTAATTTCCTCGGCAATAAATGCCTTTTCAACGACTACATCATCTAAAACAACATCTAAAACGGCCATGAACGAAGGTTCTCCCAATTTAAATGCTAAATCAATGCAAGTCACACCAGCAGGAATAGGGAGCCCACAATCGGCAATCACTATTTGGTCCGTATGACCAAGCTTGGCAAATATTCCAGCAAGCTCACGATTTAAAATTCCTTGCTTCTTCATGTTGCTATTCTCCTTTTAATCTTGCCTCAACTGCTTGTATTGTTGGCATTCCACCTTGAGCACCAAATTGCTCAACCGATAACGAACCCGCGATATTTGCAAATTGTACAGCTTCTTCAATCGAAGCACCTGTGCAAATTTGATGAGCAAATGCCCCATTAAACGTATCACCAGCACCAGTTGTATCAACAGCAGTTGTTTTAAAACCAGCAACTTTTACGATGTGTTTGCCGTTATGGTACATCGCTCCTTCATCTCCAAGCGTTACGATAAGTTTATTCGGGTATTTTTCTAATGATTTTTCAACCTTTTCATTGAAAATAAGCTCACACTCTGTTTCGTTCGGTGTAATGTAGGCGATTTTTTCCATCCATTCTCGTTTAAAATTACGAGCTGGTGCTGGATTTAGTAAAACTGGTACTCCAAGCTTGTCACAAAGGTTTATTGTGTACTCCACCGTATCTACCGGAATTTCCAATTGCATCATGACAAGTTCCGATTTTTCTATAACAGCTCGGTGTGCTTCAACCATGTTAGGTGTCACATCAAAGTTTGCCCCTGGTACGACAATAATACGGTTGTCATTTTCGAATAAAATGATGTTGGCAATACCTGTATTTGTCTCTACTTTACTAACTGCTTTTGTATTTATTTTCTCTTTTTGTAGTGTTTGAATTAATTCGGGACCGAAACTATCCTGACCAACTGCACCTATCATCGTTACGGTACTTCCTAAACGAGAAGCCGCCACTGCCTGATTGGCGCCCTTTCCACCTGGAATCGTTTCAAAACGCTCTCCCAGTACTGTTTCTCCTTGTTTGGGAAACACTACTGTTTGACACACGATATCCATGTTAATACTACCTACTACCGTAATCATTTTATCTACTCCTTAGTCGTTTCACGCACAATTAATTTTGGCTCGATTACGACATGTTCTTGCGCTAGCACATCACCTTTAATTTGCTGAATAAGCATTTTAGTTGCTGTTTCACCTAGTGCATAAATATTTTGTGCGACAGTTGTTAGCCCTGGTGTCACAATCTCACCAATTGCAATGCCATCAAAGCCAACTACTTGTAATTCTTCTGGAATACGGATTCCTAATTTATGTGCTGCTTTCAAAATTCCGATCGCAATCATGTCACTGCTCGCAAATACGGCATCAATTGTTCGATACTTTTTTAATGCTACATAAGCAATTTTTTCAGCTTCCACAAAATCAAATGGGCTCTCAAAAATATGTGTTGTTATATTTTTATCCTCAATTGCCTGTTTGAAACCTTTTAAACGTTGTTGAACAGGCTCTAAATTTTTTGGTCCACTAAAAAATGCAATTTCTTTCGCTTGTTTTGTAATCAAATAATTCATCGCAAGTTCGGCACCATATTGATTTTGTGATGTAACCGAAGGAATATCACTATCAAGAACGCGGTCTAATAACACGATAGGTGCATTTAGTTGAACATATTTTTCTTTTGGTAATTGATTCGTTGCAATAATAAAACCTGCAATATATTTTTGCTGCAACATTTCGATATAGTGCAGCTCTTTTTTTGCCTGTTCGTCTGAGTTACACAAAATAACTGTATAGCCTTCTTTTAATGCTGTATCCTCGATTGCACGGGCAAGTTCTGGGAAAAATGGGTTTGTAATGTCTGGAACTATTAACCCAATCGTATGCATTTGCTTTGTAGATAAAGATCGGGCAATTTGATTTGGTTTATAATTTAGTTCCTCAATGGCACCCTCTATTGACTGTTTTGCTTTTGCACCTACATAACCACTGTTATTTAAATAGCGGGAAACTGTTGCAACAGAAACTTCCGCCAACTTAGCAACATCCTTAATCGTAGCCACAAACTATCCCTCACTTTCTAACGCCATGTGTAACCGATTACATATGTACACAAAAAAATATCGATCAATATTGTGTAACCGATTACACATAATATAAGTCACATATTTAATATAAGTCAACACTTTTTTGACAAATAGTACAACTTATTTTGATTAATTAGTATGTCACATTTGTATCTGTTAATGAAATGATAGAGAACAAATTTTAAAGACCCTTTTAAAAATTTACTAGTATATGATTTCCATGTTTTTGTCCATTTTGTGAACTTATCAGTTGATATTTACAAATTCACGTCATATAATAGCATTAGCAGTACAAAATAAAGAAAAAATAAGGAGTGATAATTATGGAAAAATTAGTGTATGCAGCAACTCACGTTATGAAGGATAGTGAGAAAAGGGGACTATTGGTAATTTCACCAATTGTACTTGGTTCAGTTGTATATGGGACAAGTGTTGCAGTAATCGTAATTAACAATTTACTCCAAATCATGTTCTAAAAAGATTTAATTAATACTTGATTTAGTTTGACGCATAATAAAGAAACGTATTCGATTGGATAAAATCGAATACGTTTTCTTTTTATATGTTGTTTAAAATAGCCCTATTGCGCTTCCATCTTCGGCTACGTCCATACGCAACGCTGCAGGTTGTTTCGGTAAGCCAGGCATAGTCATAATATCTCCAGTTAAGCAAACTAAGAAGCCTGCTCCAAGCTTAGGAATAATTTCTCTAATGGTGATTGTAAAATGTGTAGGACGCCCAAGTAAGCGTGGTTGGTCTGATAATGAATACTGCGTTTTCGCCATACAAATCGGTAAGTTTTCCCATCCATTATTCTCAATTGTTGCTAATTGCTTTTTGGCAACTTCCGTTAATTGGACTCCGTCTCCACCATATACTTGTTGAACAATTTTCGTTAATTTTTGTTCTACTGTTTCATTTAATTCATATAAATGGTGGAAATTGTTTGGCTGCTCAATGACTTCTAATACTTCTTGCGCCAGCTCAATACCACCTTTTCCACCTTCTTCCCATACATTCGTACGAGCGATGCGAACATTATTCTCTTTTGCCCAATCTAATACGAACTCGAGCTCAGCTTCAGTATCTGTTATAAATCGATTTAATGCTACCACTGGCTCTAATCCAAAGTTTTTTACATTTGCCACATGTTGCGCTAAATTGGTAATACCAACGTTTAATGCTTCCACATTTTCTTTTACTAAATCAGCTTTCGCAACACCACCGTGCATTTTAAGTGCACGAATCGTTGCGACAACGACTACCGCACTTGGCTTAAAACCAGCTTCTCGTGCTTTAATGTTTAAAAACTTCTCCGCCCCTAAATCTGATCCGAATCCCGCCTCTGTAATAACGATATCTGCTAATTGACGAGCTGTTTGAGTTGCAATAATTGAGTTACAGCCATGGGCTATATTGGCAAAGGGACCTCCGTGGATAAGCGCAGGCGTACCTTCAATTGTTTGAACTAAGTTTGGATTTAACGCCTCTTTTAAAAGGAGCGTGAGTGCACCTTCTGCTTGTAGATCTCTTACTGTCACAGGCTTTCGATCATACGTATAACCAATTACAATACGGGCTAATCGCTCTTTCAAATCTTGGATGCTTGTCGCTAAACAGAAGATGGCCATAATTTCGGATGCTACTGTAATATCAAAGCCATCTTCTCTTGGCACTCCTTGTAATGGGCCTCCTAAACCAACTGTTACATGACGAAGTGCACGGTCATTTAAATCAACTACCCGCTTCCAAGTAATACGACGCGGATCAATATTTAATGTATTCCCTTGATGAATATGATTGTCAATTAAAGCAGATAATGCATTATTAGCAGTTGTTATAGCATGGAAATCGCCATTAAAATGTAAGTTTATTTGTTCCATTGGTAAAACCTGTGCATAACCGCCACCTGTTGCGCCACCTTTTACACCCATTACCGGACCTAATGAAGGCTCTCGTAACGCTACCATCACACGTTGCTTTAACTGGTTCATGGCATCTGCTAATCCTACAGTAACCGTAGACTTCCCTTCTCCGGCTGGTGTTGGATTAATCGCTGTTACAAGAACTACTTTCGCATTGGCAACGCCTGTTACTTTATTTACATCGATTTTAGCCTTATATCGACCGTATTGTTCAACTGCTTCTAATGGAATCCCAGCTTTTTCTGCAATTTCTACAATTGGCTTCATCGTTGCATTGTTTGCAATTTCAATATCAGTTAATGTTTTTTTTGTTGTAGTTGTCATCATTTAATCCTGCTTTCTCATATAGTCGTCTTTATTATAATCGCTTTTATTTGAATTCATTAATAAAAAGGGATACGTAAATCGACAAATTATTGACATCTAGCGTTAAAGTATTATATATTTTATTCGTAATATTCTGTATTTTTTAGCTATTCATCAATTGAATTTGACAGTATCGGAGGAGAAAGCAAATGCACCAAGGCACTGTAAAATGGTTTGATAATGAAAAAGGGTATGGATTTATAGAATGTGAAAATGGTGAAGATGTTTTTGTACACTTTACTGGCATACAAGAAGAAGGATTTCGTTCACTTGATGAAGGACAAACCGTACAATTTGAGATTGTTGACGGCATTCGTGGACCACAAGCAGCGAATGTTTACAAAAAATAAATGTGCCGCTCGGGTTCAAGTATTCATTTCTCGAGCGGCAATTTTTTTATTGTTCTACAATCATAAAATCTTTACGACTATTTTTATCACTTAATGTTGCAATTACATTTGTAATAGAACCAATATAGTGGGCAGGGTCCTCAACGCCTTCTTCATATACATAAATGTTATAATCTGTGCGATTTGCTTTTTTAATAAGGACATTACCTGTTAAAGTTGTAAAACCGATAAATTGATTATTATTTAGCGCTTGGATCGCTTGTTGCTTTGTTAATGTCATACCTTACTCCTTCATTCTCTAATTATGATGCCATAAAAATTCTAGACCTTTACTTCAAACAAGGCTCCGTCATACATGATTTCTTGTTGTACATTAGCACCTGTAAAAATCACTTTTTGAATGCCATAGCCTGTTTCTAGTATTTCATCCCAAATCGGTCCCTCTCCTAAAGGGCGAGCAAAAATCATACTCGCATTTTGAAGTGAAACGGTGGCAATCTCAGAATTCATTTCGTTATCTTCTTTCATTTCGACAGGTGCATCACAAAGTTTAGCAAATTGCTCGATGAAATAAAAATTAGGCACAATTATGTTTACAGTTTGCAGCTGTAATTTCCCTAAGGGATGATCTGCAATAATGCCCCTACTTTTATATTCATTACGCCTCAATTGCTCATCCTGGTCCCACTGAATAAAAAAAGGAAACTCAATATTCGCATTTGGAAAACCAATATGAAGTAGTTTCCAACTTACAACAGAGCCATCCAGTCGTGTTCGTGAAAATGTTTCCGGACCAAAAACATCAAAACCCGCCTCTTGAAAGCTTTGCGCATCTTTATCAATACTAGTCGTAGATATTGCCATGCGTATCAAGCCATTTCTACGGTTTCTCTTTTCATAGCTTTCATGCAGTGTATACTTTTGTTTTGCTGCTTTTTGAAAGATTTCTTCATTATAAATCCCAATGAATTCTATGTAAGATAGATCAAAATACGTTAGCGCGTTATAAGTTCCCCACGCATCATGCTTGCCCCCTACCACTACATGGAAGCCAGCGTTCTGAAAATATTGCATAGCGTCTTCTGGTCGTTCTACAAAATGTACAATATGATCTAGTTGATACATGCTACACATCCTCATTCCAAGCTTTACATACATCGACCCAAGCGATGGCATTTGAATAGTTTTCCAGCTCTTGGCACGATAATTGAATCGCTGAATTTGCACTTCCACAGGCCGGAAAAATAGTATCGAATCGCTGTAAAGAAATATCTAAATACACAGGTAAATTATTTGTAAGTGCAAATGGACAAACCCCACCTACAGGATGGCCTGTTTGCTCTACAACAGACACTGGATTTAACATTTTTGCTTTCACTTTAAATTGCTTTTTAAATTTAGCGTTATCAATTTTTGCATCTCCAGCTGCTACAACTAAAATGGGTTGCTCAGCATCCCCTTGAAACGATAATGTTTTTGCAATTCGCGCTGGAATAACATTTAAAACAGCAGCTGCCTCTGCAACGGTTGCGCTACTACTGTCAAATTGTAATATGTCCTGCCCTTTTCCGTGTTGATCAAAATACTGCTTCACTGATTGAAATGACATAAATAAACCACCTTTAAATTAATTGAATATTCGAATTATATCATTTTTCTATTATTTATTATAGGTGAGTGTATTTATTCTATTAAAGGAATAAACTAATTAACGTTTTTGCTGCAGTTTTCTTTCCTTCTACTTTTAAAATTTCCCCTGAATGATGAAGAATATAATGAGGTTCCATCGCTCCGTACAATGATTTTGAGCTATTTGCCACCATCCAATCTGCCTTTGCTGATTCCATTCGTAACTTCGCACGCTTAATTAAAAACTCTTCATCTTCTGTTGCTTCTAATTTAAAGCCGATTAACTTCATATTTGGTGCCCAATTTTTAATTTGTGCTAAAATCTTTGGTGCTTTTTTAAAGTGAATAATTGGTGGCTCGTCCGATGGCATCTTCCCTTTTTCTGTCAACTCATTTCCCGATTGATCGAAAACTTTATCAACTAGCCAATCCGAGCCTGCAACTGCCATGATGCAATAATCGACTTCTTCTGATTGGACAATTTGTTTTAATTGCTTCCCTAAATCTTCAATCCCTTCAAATCGTACGAAGCGGATATTTTCATGCTGCTTTGGTAGTTGAGCGAAATAACCGTGCATATAAATAACCTTTGCTCCTCGCTCCATTGCCTCTTCAGCTAAATAACAGCCCATCGTGCCTTTTGATAAATTCGTATGACCGCGCACATTATCCCACTTTTCAAATGTGCCTCCACTTGTAATTAAAACCGTTTTTCCTTGTAGCATAAGATTACCCCTTTGATTCCTTATTCGTTCACTGATGCGAGCCATTGCTTTAATACTTCTACAAATTTATTCGCTGCGGGTGATAATTTTTGTTTTGTAGAAAGTCCAATCGTTCGGAAACTTTCTTGTTTTAATGGTAACGCTTTCATGTTGTTCGGCAATCCTGCAATTGCTAACTGAGGCAATATACTAATACCAATGCCGTGTGCTACCATTGAGACGATTCCTTTCTCGTCATATAAATGGAACCGTACATTTGGCTTTAGCCCATGTGTTTCGAAAGTCGTCATTACATCGTTTGTTCCTTTATATGAAGGCATTATAAATGGAATATGTTCTATCTCATATAAATCAACTTCATCTTTATCATATATTGGACTTTCTGAAGACACAATACATAATAATGGATCACGTTTTAATGGCATAAAATCAAATTGCTTCGAGCTTGTACGATTTAAAAATCCACAGTCGACCTCACCGTTTAAAAGCCACTGTTCAATTTCATAATAATCCCCTTCACGTAACTCAATGTGAATACCAGGATATTCCGAATCCATTAAATGAATAATATCAGGCATCCAATGGGTCGAAATTGTGGAGATTAACCCAATACGCACAGTACCTTTCGCCACCCCTAAAATATTGGCAGCCTCTTGACGTAAATGTTCCTCGGCAGATAAAACTTTCCGCATTTGAAGAAGCATTGTACTTCCATCTTCCGTTAATGTTACCCCTGTTCGATTTCGATGGATTAAA belongs to Solibacillus sp. FSL R7-0682 and includes:
- a CDS encoding GNAT family N-acetyltransferase yields the protein MLTIRQIFQKDYPQGKIVSYKYTSNKYYDVSIKKTETSWQISLEEEKLANPFEKLLEEEIFEDYKNGSEYYIGEWNGQEIAVLVIQQMAWNNTLLIHDLYVTESFKRNGIGEKLMVVAKKRGSALGVRSITLETQTSNYPAIQFYLKNGFELVGVNTISYTNEDMENKEVRIELAYVY
- the rbsB gene encoding ribose ABC transporter substrate-binding protein RbsB, with the protein product MKKWSLLLMAAMMTIVLAACSMDSGSSSNKNEVNDGASKQTKKIGLSISTLNNPFFVTLSDAAEAQAQSNGATLTVADAQDDASKQASDVENLIQKGVDLIIINPVDSASVATAVEAANNANIPVITVDRSAEGGEVVAHIASDNVAGGELAGDYLMTLIDEGAQIAMLEGVAGSSAARDRGEGFLNIVEGKVNLVASQTANFNRTEGLTVMENILQANPDVKAVFAQNDEMALGALEAISAANKDIVVIGFDATEDAVAKVQAGELAATVAQQPALIGEKAIETAVKVLNGESVEANIPVDLELVTK
- the rbsC gene encoding ribose ABC transporter permease, producing MAKNKELISKLGPFIGLILLIVVLTILNPSFLTVDNLLNVLRQVSISALIAFGMTFVILTGGIDLSVGSTLALTGAVAATLLASGTDPILAMLAALLLGLILGAVNGIIITKGKVAPFIATLATMTIYRGLTLVYTEGRPVSGLGDSQAFQMFGKGYFFGIPVPVLTMVLAFVILYFILHKTTFGRRVYAVGGNEEASKLSGINPDRIKIMVYSITGLLAAVSALIITSRLNSAQPTAGESYELDAIAAVVLGGTSLTGGKGWIFGTLVGALIIGVLNNGMTLIGVSSFFQQVVKGVVILLAVLLDRKKTA
- a CDS encoding sugar ABC transporter ATP-binding protein, which translates into the protein MIEMSSISKAFSGNVVLKDVQFELKPGEIHALMGENGAGKSTMMKILTGIYERDAGVIKVDGKEVHFKSPKEAEALGIAVIHQELNILPDLSVTENLFLGKEKTYPVFGILKKKEMHNEAKQLLAKLGLNMDPSTRAGDLSVGKQQIIEIAKAIASDAKYIIMDEPTAALTDREIETLFVTINELKAKGISFVYISHRMEEIFAICDRITILRDGTYVGVRDIKSTSFDEIVAMMVGRELGERFPDRNVVIGDVKLSVKNLCSTGSFSDVSFDLHKGEILAVAGLMGAGRTEVAQALFGYRKISSGEIYIDNKPVKITSPIEAMKQKIGFVTEDRKTQGLVLDFSIKENIMLANLEKGSKSGVILPKLENQMVTKYIEQLRIRTSSADLAAKSLSGGNQQKVVIAKWLGTNPEILILDEPTRGVDIGAKKEIYQIMNNLAEAGVSILMISSELPEVIGMADRVLVMQEGKVTGMVQKDNMTQENIMHYATGGE
- the rbsD gene encoding D-ribose pyranase, with translation MKKQGILNRELAGIFAKLGHTDQIVIADCGLPIPAGVTCIDLAFKLGEPSFMAVLDVVLDDVVVEKAFIAEEITASNSTVEQAIKERLAVEFMTHEAFKKQTKQAKVIIRTGETTPYANIILQSGVIF
- the rbsK gene encoding ribokinase, which translates into the protein MITVVGSINMDIVCQTVVFPKQGETVLGERFETIPGGKGANQAVAASRLGSTVTMIGAVGQDSFGPELIQTLQKEKINTKAVSKVETNTGIANIILFENDNRIIVVPGANFDVTPNMVEAHRAVIEKSELVMMQLEIPVDTVEYTINLCDKLGVPVLLNPAPARNFKREWMEKIAYITPNETECELIFNEKVEKSLEKYPNKLIVTLGDEGAMYHNGKHIVKVAGFKTTAVDTTGAGDTFNGAFAHQICTGASIEEAVQFANIAGSLSVEQFGAQGGMPTIQAVEARLKGE
- a CDS encoding LacI family DNA-binding transcriptional regulator, which encodes MATIKDVAKLAEVSVATVSRYLNNSGYVGAKAKQSIEGAIEELNYKPNQIARSLSTKQMHTIGLIVPDITNPFFPELARAIEDTALKEGYTVILCNSDEQAKKELHYIEMLQQKYIAGFIIATNQLPKEKYVQLNAPIVLLDRVLDSDIPSVTSQNQYGAELAMNYLITKQAKEIAFFSGPKNLEPVQQRLKGFKQAIEDKNITTHIFESPFDFVEAEKIAYVALKKYRTIDAVFASSDMIAIGILKAAHKLGIRIPEELQVVGFDGIAIGEIVTPGLTTVAQNIYALGETATKMLIQQIKGDVLAQEHVVIEPKLIVRETTKE
- a CDS encoding formate--tetrahydrofolate ligase, with translation MTTTTKKTLTDIEIANNATMKPIVEIAEKAGIPLEAVEQYGRYKAKIDVNKVTGVANAKVVLVTAINPTPAGEGKSTVTVGLADAMNQLKQRVMVALREPSLGPVMGVKGGATGGGYAQVLPMEQINLHFNGDFHAITTANNALSALIDNHIHQGNTLNIDPRRITWKRVVDLNDRALRHVTVGLGGPLQGVPREDGFDITVASEIMAIFCLATSIQDLKERLARIVIGYTYDRKPVTVRDLQAEGALTLLLKEALNPNLVQTIEGTPALIHGGPFANIAHGCNSIIATQTARQLADIVITEAGFGSDLGAEKFLNIKAREAGFKPSAVVVVATIRALKMHGGVAKADLVKENVEALNVGITNLAQHVANVKNFGLEPVVALNRFITDTEAELEFVLDWAKENNVRIARTNVWEEGGKGGIELAQEVLEVIEQPNNFHHLYELNETVEQKLTKIVQQVYGGDGVQLTEVAKKQLATIENNGWENLPICMAKTQYSLSDQPRLLGRPTHFTITIREIIPKLGAGFLVCLTGDIMTMPGLPKQPAALRMDVAEDGSAIGLF
- a CDS encoding cold-shock protein, with translation MHQGTVKWFDNEKGYGFIECENGEDVFVHFTGIQEEGFRSLDEGQTVQFEIVDGIRGPQAANVYKK
- a CDS encoding VOC family protein, which translates into the protein MYQLDHIVHFVERPEDAMQYFQNAGFHVVVGGKHDAWGTYNALTYFDLSYIEFIGIYNEEIFQKAAKQKYTLHESYEKRNRRNGLIRMAISTTSIDKDAQSFQEAGFDVFGPETFSRTRLDGSVVSWKLLHIGFPNANIEFPFFIQWDQDEQLRRNEYKSRGIIADHPLGKLQLQTVNIIVPNFYFIEQFAKLCDAPVEMKEDNEMNSEIATVSLQNASMIFARPLGEGPIWDEILETGYGIQKVIFTGANVQQEIMYDGALFEVKV
- a CDS encoding YbaK/EbsC family protein, producing MSFQSVKQYFDQHGKGQDILQFDSSSATVAEAAAVLNVIPARIAKTLSFQGDAEQPILVVAAGDAKIDNAKFKKQFKVKAKMLNPVSVVEQTGHPVGGVCPFALTNNLPVYLDISLQRFDTIFPACGSANSAIQLSCQELENYSNAIAWVDVCKAWNEDV
- a CDS encoding phosphopantothenoylcysteine decarboxylase domain-containing protein, which gives rise to MLQGKTVLITSGGTFEKWDNVRGHTNLSKGTMGCYLAEEAMERGAKVIYMHGYFAQLPKQHENIRFVRFEGIEDLGKQLKQIVQSEEVDYCIMAVAGSDWLVDKVFDQSGNELTEKGKMPSDEPPIIHFKKAPKILAQIKNWAPNMKLIGFKLEATEDEEFLIKRAKLRMESAKADWMVANSSKSLYGAMEPHYILHHSGEILKVEGKKTAAKTLISLFL